From the genome of Nitrosarchaeum sp., one region includes:
- a CDS encoding PEFG-CTERM sorting domain-containing protein codes for MYKITAISFVFAVFMISTSPLIFAESDQDKLSFASSLEETLGHFWALEQNLDEKNAELALVHATHPVAELYDSMKPILQASDPTLDSEVQTILMNLGQKATTTVSRDQAQQAIDDAKEIISIARQTVVGDYLSNSVDTKLLLMKILLQTSIAEYHEAVSDGVIGEMAEFQDGSAFVWRSQQIFDEIKSDVDSHIADEIEESYELLWDAYDNRADPEDVEVLANRVIHELDEIKDEKLSFASSLEETLGHFWALEQNLDEKNAELALVHATHPVAELYDSMKPILQASDPTLDSEVQTILMNLGQKATTTVSRDQAQQAIDDAKEIISIARQTVVGDYLSNSVDTKLLLMKILLQTSIAEYHEAVSDGVIGEMAEFQDGSAFVWRSQQIFDEIKSDLPEHEVEETEELYTGLWDAYDNRADPADVETIAGGIVHEIDEILGLEDEDADLIAYVDTIKSLLTQAKTEYANGNTDLALSLATKAYLDNFEFLEAPLVQVGQQELMEEVETSMRIELRDMIKNGAPSSEVNQKIDAIISDMDVVQVSVPEFGTVAMMVLAVAIISIVVVTSKTRIIPKF; via the coding sequence ATGTATAAAATAACTGCAATATCTTTTGTTTTTGCTGTTTTTATGATTTCCACTTCACCATTAATTTTTGCAGAATCCGACCAAGACAAGCTCTCCTTTGCATCATCCCTTGAAGAAACACTTGGTCACTTTTGGGCATTAGAACAGAATCTTGATGAAAAGAATGCAGAACTTGCATTAGTTCATGCAACACACCCAGTAGCTGAGCTATACGACTCTATGAAGCCAATATTGCAAGCATCTGATCCGACACTTGATTCAGAAGTCCAAACAATTTTGATGAATCTTGGACAAAAAGCAACCACTACCGTATCTCGAGATCAAGCACAGCAAGCAATTGATGATGCAAAAGAAATAATATCCATTGCACGACAAACAGTTGTAGGAGATTATCTTAGTAATTCAGTTGACACTAAACTACTTTTAATGAAAATATTACTGCAAACCTCAATTGCAGAGTATCATGAAGCAGTATCTGACGGTGTGATAGGTGAGATGGCAGAGTTTCAGGACGGCTCTGCATTTGTCTGGAGATCACAGCAAATCTTTGATGAGATAAAGTCAGACGTTGATTCACACATTGCAGATGAAATTGAAGAATCTTATGAGTTGCTATGGGATGCATATGATAACAGAGCAGACCCAGAAGACGTTGAAGTGCTAGCTAATCGAGTCATTCATGAACTAGATGAAATTAAAGATGAAAAGCTCTCCTTTGCATCATCCCTTGAAGAAACACTTGGTCACTTTTGGGCATTAGAACAGAATCTTGATGAAAAGAATGCAGAACTTGCATTGGTTCATGCAACACACCCCGTAGCTGAACTATACGACTCTATGAAGCCAATATTGCAAGCATCTGATCCGACACTTGATTCAGAAGTCCAAACAATTTTGATGAATCTTGGACAAAAAGCAACCACTACCGTATCTCGAGATCAAGCACAGCAAGCAATTGATGATGCAAAAGAAATAATATCCATTGCACGACAAACAGTTGTAGGAGATTATCTTAGTAATTCAGTTGACACTAAACTACTTTTAATGAAAATATTACTGCAAACCTCAATTGCAGAGTATCATGAAGCAGTATCTGACGGTGTGATAGGTGAGATGGCAGAGTTTCAGGACGGCTCTGCATTTGTCTGGAGATCACAGCAAATCTTTGATGAGATAAAGTCAGATCTACCTGAACATGAGGTAGAAGAGACTGAAGAACTTTACACTGGTTTGTGGGATGCATATGATAACAGAGCAGACCCAGCTGATGTTGAAACAATCGCAGGAGGAATTGTTCATGAGATTGATGAAATACTTGGACTAGAAGATGAAGATGCAGATTTGATAGCTTACGTTGATACAATTAAAAGTCTACTTACCCAAGCCAAGACAGAATATGCCAATGGAAATACCGATTTAGCGCTTAGTCTTGCTACTAAAGCATATCTTGATAACTTTGAATTCTTGGAAGCTCCTCTAGTACAAGTAGGACAGCAAGAACTTATGGAAGAAGTTGAAACCAGCATGCGCATAGAACTAAGAGACATGATAAAAAATGGTGCACCTTCATCTGAAGTCAATCAAAAAATTGATGCAATCATCTCAGACATGGATGTTGTACAAGTGTCAGTTCCAGAATTTGGTACAGTCGCAATGATGGTACTTGCAGTTGCAATCATATCAATAGTTGTAGTAACTTCAAAAACCAGAATAATTCCAAAGTTTTAG
- a CDS encoding ArsR family transcriptional regulator, giving the protein MPKVTPLGLRKYNINQIILKELSDLESRTILFSIVNQSKLPSQISFENKIPSSTVYKKLSTLESLGLIRVEKIELINRQKSKFYRSNIREAEICIKKFEPIIHLKQNNMITKT; this is encoded by the coding sequence ATGCCCAAAGTTACACCACTAGGGTTGAGAAAATATAACATTAATCAGATTATTCTAAAAGAACTGTCTGATTTAGAATCTAGAACAATTCTATTTTCTATTGTAAATCAATCAAAACTACCTTCTCAAATTTCTTTTGAAAATAAAATACCTTCAAGTACTGTTTACAAAAAATTATCGACATTGGAATCTCTTGGGTTGATACGTGTGGAGAAAATTGAATTAATCAATCGTCAAAAGAGTAAATTCTATAGAAGTAACATTCGTGAAGCTGAGATTTGTATTAAAAAATTTGAACCAATTATTCATTTAAAACAAAATAATATGATTACAAAAACATGA
- a CDS encoding phosphate/phosphite/phosphonate ABC transporter substrate-binding protein, translated as MNKFYVLIPIILIAGIGIGYGAFVTTDNSIDTTTKKVITLAIQPTAQASDIESQANELEQYLEQETGYDIQIYVPTSYAGVVEALRFGKADVAFMSAWPAYLAVEKAGATLEIAEVREVVIGDTLTAETFYYSYWVVPKDSPYNTLEDLRGKRAAFSSPLSTSGYVTPMKTMVETGLITVEKGKEVDPKSYFSDVVFAGGYSQAWEALKSNKVDVSIIAGDVSEKLYREVRENTKAIHEQGPIPSHGVVFSKEMDPAAKMEIKQAMLKMGNDDSTKQIMRKLVSAIFVGFEETTAEKHLENLQSALEMTGLKYTEKV; from the coding sequence ATGAATAAATTTTATGTCTTAATTCCAATAATATTGATAGCTGGAATTGGCATAGGATACGGTGCATTTGTAACAACAGACAACAGCATAGATACAACTACAAAGAAAGTCATAACACTTGCAATTCAACCAACAGCTCAAGCAAGTGACATAGAATCACAAGCAAATGAACTAGAACAATATCTAGAACAAGAAACTGGTTATGACATTCAAATTTACGTCCCAACTTCATATGCGGGAGTTGTAGAGGCCTTACGCTTTGGCAAGGCAGATGTTGCATTTATGAGTGCATGGCCTGCATATCTTGCAGTAGAGAAGGCAGGTGCAACATTAGAAATTGCAGAAGTAAGAGAAGTGGTTATAGGAGACACATTAACTGCGGAGACATTTTATTATTCATATTGGGTTGTTCCAAAAGATTCACCATATAACACACTAGAAGATCTAAGGGGCAAACGTGCAGCATTTTCAAGTCCATTATCCACATCAGGGTATGTAACCCCAATGAAAACAATGGTAGAGACAGGGTTAATCACAGTAGAAAAAGGCAAGGAAGTTGATCCAAAATCATACTTTTCAGATGTGGTATTTGCAGGAGGTTACAGTCAAGCATGGGAAGCACTGAAAAGCAACAAAGTCGATGTTAGCATAATTGCAGGTGATGTAAGCGAGAAACTTTACAGAGAAGTAAGAGAAAATACAAAGGCAATCCACGAGCAGGGCCCTATACCATCACACGGTGTGGTATTTAGCAAAGAGATGGATCCTGCTGCAAAAATGGAAATCAAACAAGCGATGTTAAAGATGGGAAATGATGACAGTACAAAACAGATCATGAGAAAACTTGTGTCTGCAATATTTGTGGGTTTTGAAGAAACCACGGCAGAGAAGCATCTTGAAAACTTGCAGAGCGCACTAGAAATGACAGGTTTGAAATATACGGAGAAAGTTTAG
- a CDS encoding ATP-binding cassette domain-containing protein, which translates to MNTVHLTVNSKKILNNISIDIPQGDAITIMGPNGAGKTTLLRVALGLIKPTSGELYFFGKKGLDKENQKRLGYIPQNLGLVNELSVFSNVMMGALGRMPRWRSITGMYSKDLLDDAYSLMYDLKITNLKDVKIKKLSGGERQRVAIARTLIQKPSMILADEMTASLDFKAAVSVMDIFSEVKKKMKITLLMTHHNPDLARLYSDNVLIMINGRIEKNILASEITQDVIGSLYES; encoded by the coding sequence ATGAACACCGTTCATCTGACTGTTAATAGTAAAAAAATACTCAACAATATTTCGATTGATATCCCACAGGGTGATGCAATTACTATAATGGGACCAAATGGGGCAGGAAAGACTACCCTTTTGCGAGTTGCATTAGGTCTTATCAAACCAACCTCAGGGGAACTATATTTTTTTGGAAAAAAGGGACTAGATAAAGAAAACCAAAAACGTCTTGGGTATATTCCACAAAATTTAGGATTAGTCAATGAACTTAGTGTATTTTCAAATGTAATGATGGGCGCATTAGGAAGAATGCCACGTTGGCGTTCCATTACAGGTATGTATTCAAAGGATCTGTTAGATGACGCATATTCTCTAATGTATGATCTAAAGATTACTAATCTAAAAGATGTAAAAATAAAAAAATTAAGCGGTGGGGAAAGACAAAGAGTTGCAATAGCAAGAACGTTAATTCAAAAACCATCAATGATTTTAGCTGACGAAATGACTGCAAGTCTTGATTTTAAGGCAGCGGTTTCAGTAATGGATATTTTTTCAGAAGTAAAAAAGAAAATGAAGATCACATTATTAATGACACATCACAATCCAGATCTTGCCAGATTATACAGTGACAATGTATTGATTATGATAAACGGAAGAATTGAAAAAAATATTTTAGCAAGTGAAATAACACAGGACGTGATTGGGAGTCTCTATGAATCCTAA
- a CDS encoding ABC transporter permease subunit translates to MNPNRFQYTWIAILLIIIGSSIHLGFNPLSIISDVDNSAVIVGELLEFDFSVWDKVLFSLIETLEMALIGSSIGFVLSIPAALLAARNISPSYVSIIFRGLLGILWSIPPLLWAILLVVVVGLGPTAGIFAISLYIMGLSGKYLYEIYESQNASAYDVMHVMGATRMQIAKFVTIPEALSHMGNQYLFLLSYSVRESSILGLVGAGGIGFYIMHHLESLNYGKAAPFILAILVVTLGMDYASTKLRKRLVHN, encoded by the coding sequence ATGAATCCTAATCGTTTTCAGTATACTTGGATTGCCATACTGCTAATAATAATTGGAAGTTCTATACATCTTGGATTTAATCCATTATCAATAATTAGTGATGTAGACAATTCCGCAGTAATTGTTGGTGAATTACTAGAATTTGATTTTAGCGTATGGGACAAGGTATTGTTTTCTTTAATTGAGACATTGGAAATGGCATTAATTGGATCCAGTATCGGTTTTGTATTATCAATTCCAGCAGCATTGCTTGCAGCAAGAAACATCTCTCCATCATATGTAAGTATAATTTTTAGAGGTCTACTTGGAATATTGTGGTCAATACCTCCTTTGTTATGGGCGATTTTACTTGTGGTAGTTGTAGGATTAGGTCCAACTGCGGGAATATTTGCAATATCTCTATACATTATGGGATTAAGTGGAAAATACTTGTATGAAATCTATGAATCACAAAATGCATCGGCATATGATGTGATGCATGTTATGGGTGCAACAAGAATGCAGATTGCCAAATTCGTAACAATTCCAGAAGCACTGTCACATATGGGAAATCAATATCTGTTTTTATTATCATACAGTGTAAGAGAATCATCCATTTTGGGATTGGTCGGAGCAGGAGGAATCGGATTTTATATCATGCATCATCTTGAAAGTCTTAATTATGGAAAGGCAGCCCCGTTTATACTTGCAATACTGGTAGTGACATTAGGCATGGATTATGCCAGTACAAAACTACGAAAAAGATTGGTTCACAATTAA
- a CDS encoding cation:proton antiporter → MVSAGTTEFLSLLAILFGGGMIGAWLMHKIKFPTIIGFILVGIIVGPYGLSVIEDTELINLLAEFGIIILLFVVGLEFSINKLKRVGLNGIIIGTVQLGIVFFLGYIVAIALGWSHLEALFLGSILSITSTAISLRFLRDLNLVNTKEWDTVITILIIEDLAAVLLLTLLGNASSGEHFAITDAGSLIIQSILFFVLTLAIGIKVIPKLLERVSKINMEEAPFVTALSLAFGLAVLAHFLGLSSAIGAFLMGMIIASSKFSEKITPRVLPLKDFFIVIFFVSIGMLVNITLIPDAIWIAIPIVIIAIVGKFIGNMFAASMSGNTFISASTIGAMMIPIGEFSFIIAKLGVDSGSIDESIYPVTILVSLITMLAMPLLLRALPTVVDQRSIIPKKLLNYVFFAGRFVGAGAFKEKTEQSNKKNDLKKYGPKIMVHFVIIVSSLALLSYFTPTIIDLLENPDIPFFMSPSLFLGILTALIVSYPIFLMIGKTEGIIDRISNTITVNYGQNEKQLVNKPIHRVLRNIIFIGVILLLVAIFISFVDWEMENAKVIISTIGFAVMIPLILSTIFSIRKLTQTQLFDSWMSSDKE, encoded by the coding sequence TTGGTATCTGCAGGAACAACAGAGTTTCTAAGCCTACTTGCGATTCTTTTTGGTGGAGGAATGATTGGTGCTTGGCTAATGCACAAGATAAAATTTCCAACAATCATAGGATTCATACTAGTTGGAATTATAGTAGGACCTTATGGATTAAGTGTAATAGAAGATACCGAATTAATTAACCTGTTAGCAGAATTTGGAATCATCATACTGCTTTTTGTTGTAGGATTAGAATTTAGCATTAACAAGTTAAAACGTGTTGGACTAAACGGAATCATCATAGGAACAGTTCAGCTTGGAATTGTATTCTTTTTGGGATATATTGTTGCAATAGCACTTGGATGGTCTCATCTAGAGGCACTTTTCTTGGGCAGTATTTTGTCTATTACAAGTACTGCGATATCACTTAGATTTTTGCGGGATCTCAATTTAGTAAATACCAAAGAATGGGATACCGTAATCACCATACTGATAATAGAGGACCTTGCAGCTGTTCTTCTTTTAACATTACTTGGAAATGCTTCAAGTGGAGAACATTTTGCAATAACTGATGCGGGTTCATTGATAATTCAAAGCATATTATTTTTTGTTTTGACTTTGGCAATAGGCATCAAGGTAATTCCAAAGCTATTGGAGCGGGTATCCAAAATAAACATGGAGGAAGCTCCTTTTGTCACTGCACTTAGTTTGGCATTTGGTTTGGCAGTTCTTGCACATTTTTTGGGTTTGAGTAGTGCGATTGGAGCATTTTTGATGGGAATGATAATTGCGTCCTCAAAGTTTTCTGAAAAGATAACTCCGCGTGTTTTACCATTAAAGGATTTTTTCATTGTGATATTTTTTGTGTCAATTGGAATGCTTGTAAACATTACATTGATTCCAGATGCAATTTGGATTGCAATTCCAATTGTCATCATAGCGATAGTTGGGAAATTTATTGGAAACATGTTTGCAGCCTCAATGTCAGGAAATACTTTCATCAGTGCATCAACTATCGGTGCCATGATGATTCCTATTGGAGAATTTTCATTTATCATAGCTAAGCTAGGAGTGGACAGTGGAAGTATAGACGAATCCATCTATCCTGTCACAATATTAGTGTCTCTTATCACCATGCTTGCAATGCCTCTTCTTTTACGAGCTTTACCTACAGTTGTAGACCAAAGATCAATCATTCCAAAAAAACTCTTGAATTATGTTTTCTTTGCAGGCAGATTTGTAGGAGCAGGTGCATTTAAAGAAAAAACAGAACAGAGTAATAAAAAAAATGATTTGAAAAAATACGGACCAAAAATCATGGTTCATTTTGTAATAATTGTATCATCACTTGCGTTGTTAAGTTATTTTACACCAACAATAATAGATCTTTTAGAAAATCCAGACATACCATTCTTCATGAGCCCATCGCTGTTTCTTGGAATTTTAACTGCGCTTATTGTATCATATCCAATATTTTTGATGATAGGAAAAACTGAGGGAATAATAGATAGAATATCAAACACGATTACAGTAAATTACGGGCAAAATGAAAAACAACTTGTCAATAAACCAATACATAGAGTATTGCGCAACATCATATTTATCGGAGTAATTTTACTTTTAGTTGCAATATTCATCAGTTTTGTGGATTGGGAGATGGAAAATGCAAAGGTGATCATTTCAACTATAGGTTTTGCAGTAATGATACCTCTGATTCTAAGCACAATATTTTCAATACGAAAACTTACACAGACTCAATTGTTTGACAGTTGGATGTCTTCAGACAAAGAATAA
- a CDS encoding dienelactone hydrolase family protein: MLPDTYQGKISSSHMQYWKFAFMITTLSVIGLNISEVFAQVEGNVWFPNYNNNKIGVLLVSESEKTADTKDMTDMSHDHSGHAHVPPLQQVKNGVEPTNVKCSDGMELVLRYTDGKPACIKSSSVSKLIERGWAIHILPDYEKNENNNSVIFSIGKYNTETNTVEYHAKSNGYLAKPTEQGNFPAVIMIHEFWGLNDNIKEMAEKLASHGYVVLAVDLYEGQVGKTSDEARQIRGSFEQSQWDNNMNSAVEYLEENFDAQSIGSIGWCFGGGQSLNLALNNSKLDATVIYYGQLVTDYDSLSKISWPVLGIFAGNDSGIPEETIKKFQSTLDELNIENEIIIYPGVNHAFANPSGDRYAPEESKDAWEKTLKFFNENL, encoded by the coding sequence ATGTTACCTGACACTTATCAAGGAAAAATATCCAGTTCTCATATGCAATATTGGAAATTTGCATTTATGATTACCACGTTGTCTGTAATTGGATTGAATATTTCTGAAGTCTTTGCTCAGGTGGAGGGAAATGTGTGGTTTCCAAACTACAACAATAACAAGATAGGTGTACTTCTGGTATCTGAATCTGAAAAAACAGCAGATACAAAAGATATGACAGATATGTCTCATGATCATTCTGGTCATGCACATGTGCCACCATTACAACAGGTAAAAAATGGAGTAGAACCAACAAATGTGAAATGTAGTGATGGAATGGAACTTGTCTTAAGATACACAGATGGTAAACCTGCTTGTATCAAATCATCAAGTGTTTCAAAATTAATTGAAAGAGGTTGGGCAATCCATATTCTTCCGGATTATGAAAAAAATGAAAACAATAACTCGGTCATATTTTCTATTGGCAAATACAATACTGAGACAAATACTGTAGAGTATCATGCCAAATCAAATGGTTATCTAGCAAAACCAACTGAACAAGGTAATTTTCCTGCGGTCATAATGATTCATGAGTTTTGGGGATTAAATGACAACATCAAAGAGATGGCAGAGAAACTTGCATCACACGGATATGTTGTGCTTGCAGTAGATCTGTATGAGGGACAGGTTGGAAAGACATCAGATGAAGCAAGACAAATCAGAGGTTCATTTGAGCAGTCACAATGGGATAACAACATGAATTCTGCAGTAGAATATCTTGAAGAAAATTTTGATGCACAGTCTATTGGTTCTATTGGATGGTGTTTTGGAGGGGGTCAATCATTGAATCTTGCACTAAATAATTCTAAACTAGATGCTACGGTAATTTACTACGGACAACTTGTAACGGATTATGATTCTCTTTCAAAAATTTCTTGGCCTGTCTTGGGAATATTTGCTGGAAATGATTCAGGAATTCCTGAAGAGACTATCAAAAAATTTCAATCAACTCTTGATGAGTTAAACATAGAAAATGAGATTATCATTTACCCTGGAGTGAATCATGCATTTGCAAATCCATCAGGAGATAGATATGCACCAGAAGAATCAAAAGATGCATGGGAAAAGACACTTAAATTTTTTAACGAAAATCTATAA
- a CDS encoding NAD(P)H-dependent oxidoreductase produces the protein MIPKILAFAGSTRTDSFNKKLVKVAAAGAKEAGADVTIIDLRDYPMPLYDEDLEKKEGLPSNTRKLKELMLSHHGFLISSPEYNSSISGVLKNTIDWTSRQGDDESPMSCFKDKVAGIMSASPGGLGGLRGLVHVRAILENIGVLVIPSQVAVSKAHEAFNLDGTMKDQKQEQQVKKIGANLAQMLSKLHN, from the coding sequence ATGATTCCAAAAATACTTGCATTTGCAGGAAGTACTCGAACAGATTCGTTTAACAAAAAACTAGTCAAGGTAGCAGCTGCTGGAGCAAAAGAAGCAGGCGCCGATGTAACAATAATTGATCTTCGTGATTATCCGATGCCCCTTTATGATGAAGATTTAGAAAAAAAAGAAGGATTACCATCTAACACACGTAAGCTAAAAGAATTGATGTTATCTCATCATGGATTTCTAATATCATCTCCAGAGTATAACAGCTCAATTTCTGGCGTTCTCAAAAATACTATTGATTGGACATCAAGACAGGGTGATGATGAATCTCCAATGTCTTGTTTTAAAGATAAAGTAGCCGGAATAATGAGTGCATCACCTGGCGGATTGGGAGGATTGCGAGGACTAGTTCATGTTCGTGCAATTCTTGAAAATATCGGCGTACTTGTAATTCCATCTCAAGTAGCAGTATCAAAAGCTCACGAAGCTTTCAATTTGGATGGAACTATGAAAGATCAAAAACAAGAACAGCAAGTAAAAAAGATTGGTGCCAATCTAGCTCAAATGTTATCAAAATTACATAATTAA